The Neovison vison isolate M4711 chromosome 5, ASM_NN_V1, whole genome shotgun sequence genome includes a region encoding these proteins:
- the SMAD9 gene encoding LOW QUALITY PROTEIN: mothers against decapentaplegic homolog 9 (The sequence of the model RefSeq protein was modified relative to this genomic sequence to represent the inferred CDS: inserted 1 base in 1 codon) produces the protein MHSSTPISSLFSFTSPAVKRLLGWKQGDEEEKWAEKAVDSLVKKLKKKKGAMDELERALSCPGQPSKCVTIPRSLDGRLQVSHRKGLPHVIYCRVWRWPDLQSHHELKPLECCEFPFGSKQKEVCINPYHYRRVETPVLPPVLVPRHSEYNPQLSLLAKFRSASLHSEPLMPHNATYPDSFQQPPCSAFPPSPGPGHVFTQSPCTAGYPHSPESPSEPESPYQHSVDTPPPPYQXTQNGRPVDATADSHLVLSVPNEDFRPVCYEEPQHWCSVAYYELNNRVGETFQASSRSVLIDGFTDPSNNRNRFCLGLLSNVNRNSTIENTRRHIGKGVHLYYVGGEVYAECVSDSSIFVQSRNCNYQHGFHPATVCKIPSGCSLKIFNNQLFAQLLAQSVHHGFEVVYELTKMCTIRMSFVKGWGAEYHRQDVTSTPCWIEIHLHGPLQWLDKVLTQMGSPHNPISSVS, from the exons ATGCACTCCAGCACCCCCATcagctccctcttctccttcaccAGCCCAGCAGTGAAGAGACTGCTAGGCTGGAAGCAAGGAGATGAAGAGGAAAAGTGGGCAGAGAAGGCGGTAGACTCCTTagtgaagaaattgaagaagaagaaaggagccaTGGATGAGCTGGAGAGGGCCCTCAGCTGTCCAGGGCAGCCCAGCAAATGTGTGACAATTCCCCGGTCTCTGGATGGGCGGCTGCAGGTGTCCCACCGCAAGGGTTTGCCCCATGTTATTTACTGCCGCGTGTGGCgctggcctgatctccagtcccaTCACGAGCTGAAGCCGCTGGAGTGCTGTGAGTTCCCATTTGGCTCCAAGCAGAAAGAGGTGTGCATTAACCCCTATCACTACCGCCGGGTGGAGACTCCAG TGCTGCCTCCCGTCCTCGTGCCAAGGCACAGTGAATATAACCCCCAGCTCAGCCTTCTGGCCAAGTTCCGCAGTGCCTCCCTCCACAGTGAGCCTCTCATGCCGCACAACGCCACCTATCCGGACTCTttccagcagcctccctgctcggccttccctccctctccggGACCTGGGCACGTGTTCACACAGTCCCCGTGCACCGCTGGCTACCCTCACTCCCCAGAGAGTCCCTCGGAGCCAGAGAGCCCCTATCAACACTCAG TTGACACACCACCTCCACCTTATC GGACCCAGAATGGCCGACCCGTGGATGCCACAGCTGATAGTCATTTAGTGCTGTCAGTGCCTAATGAAG ACTTCCGGCCAGTTTGCTACGAGGAGCCGCAGCACTGGTGCTCAGTTGCCTACTATGAACTCAACAACCGAGTTGGGGAAACGTTCCAGGCCTCCTCCCGAAGCGTACTTATAGATGGATTCACAGACCCTTCAAATAACAGGAACAGATTCTGTCTCGGACTTCTTTCTAATGTAAACAGAAACTCAACAATAGAAAACACCAGGAGACACATAGGAAAGG GTGTGCATTTATACTACGTCGGGGGCGAGGTGTACGCCGAGTGTGTGAGCGACAGCAGCATCTTCGTACAGAGCCGGAACTGCAACTATCAGCACGGCTTCCACCCAGCCACCGTGTGCAAGATCCCCAGCGGCTGCAGCCTCAAGATCTTCAACAACCAGCTCTTCGCTCAGCTGCTGGCGCAGTCGGTTCACCACGGATTCGAAGTCGTCTACGAGTTAACCAAGATGTGCACTATCCGCATGAGCTTTGTTAAG GGCTGGGGAGCTGAGTATCATCGCCAGGATGTCACGAGTACCCCCTGCTGGATTGAGATTCATCTTCATGGACCGCTGCAGTGGTTGGACAAAGTTCTGACTCAGATGGGCTCTCCACATAACCCGATTTCTTCAGTGTCTTAA